In the genome of Drosophila yakuba strain Tai18E2 chromosome 3R, Prin_Dyak_Tai18E2_2.1, whole genome shotgun sequence, one region contains:
- the LOC6537030 gene encoding soluble guanylate cyclase 89Db translates to MYGMLYESVQHYIQQEYGMETWRKVCQIVDCKHQSFKTHQIYPDKLMPDFAAALSASTGESFDFCMNFFGRCFVRFFSNFGYDKMIRSTGRYFCDFLQSIDNIHVQMRFTYPKMKSPSMQLTNMDDDGAVILYRSGRTGMSKYLIGQMTEVAKEFYGLDMTAYVLESQNDICGGTAGPIKLTDGPLTVIVKYRLDFDNRDYMAKRVNVIAHPSQLKMPSVDLNVFLELFPFTIVLDHDMKITLAGEKIVETWILHNPGVNPKTFIGSHILDRFKCRRPKDTQIQWQTILQMRTVLFEFELIRTGHNRAAYDAALNFDFENFDEASSLNEAQAMALASAKEFSAENAKEEAAGAGSSKDEIDPATGQRRHSVGLRSILLKGQMFYIKDVDSLIFLCSPLIENLDELHGIGLYLNDLNPHGLSRELVMAGWQHCSKLEIMFEKEEQRSDELEKSLELADSWKRQGDELLYSMIPRPIAERMRKSEEHVCQSFEEVSVIFIEVLNVYDSGSNNIQDAMQAVTTLNKVFSALDEEIISPFVYKVETVGMVYMAVSGAPDVNPLHAEHACDLALRVMKKVKAHALPGVAIRVGINSGPVVAGVVGMKVPRYCLFGDTVNTASRMESSSDPWMIQLSNYTALKVRKVGYKVEARGFVKVKGKGEMETYWLLEGPE, encoded by the coding sequence ATGTACGGAATGCTGTACGAGAGCGTGCAGCACTACATCCAGCAGGAGTACGGCATGGAGACCTGGCGGAAGGTCTGCCAGATAGTCGACTGCAAGCACCAGAGCTTCAAGACGCACCAGATCTATCCGGACAAGCTGATGCCGGACTTTGCGGCTGCCCTGTCCGCCAGCACGGGCGAGTCCTTCGACTTCTGCATGAACTTCTTTGGGCGCTGTTTTGTGCGGTTCTTCAGCAACTTCGGCTATGACAAGATGATCCGCTCCACAGGGCGATACTTCTGCGACTTCCTGCAGTCCATCGACAACATCCACGTGCAGATGCGCTTCACGTATCCCAAGATGAAGTCGCCCAGCATGCAGTTGACCAACATGGATGATGATGGGGCTGTGATCCTGTATCGGAGCGGCCGAACTGGCATGTCCAAGTACCTGATTGGCCAGATGACAGAGGTGGCAAAGGAGTTCTACGGCCTGGACATGACTGCGTACGTCCTGGAGAGCCAAAATGACATCTGCGGCGGCACAGCTGGTCCCATCAAGCTTACGGACGGTCCTTTGACCGTGATTGTCAAGTATCGGCTGGACTTCGATAATCGCGATTATATGGCCAAGCGGGTCAATGTCATCGCGCATCCTTCCCAGCTCAAGATGCCGTCGGTGGATCTGAACGTGTTCCTCGAGCTGTTTCCCTTCACCATTGTGCTGGATCACGACATGAAAATCACACTTGCGGGCGAGAAGATTGTCGAGACGTGGATTCTGCACAATCCTGGGGTGAACCCAAAGACCTTTATTGGCAGCCACATATTGGATCGGTTCAAGTGCCGCCGTCCCAAGGACACTCAAATCCAATGGCAGACCATTCTGCAGATGCGAACCGTCCTCTTTGAGTTCGAGCTCATTCGCACGGGTCACAACCGTGCCGCTTATGATGCGGCCTTGAACTTTGACTTCGAAAACTTTGATGAAGCCAGCAGCTTGAACGAGGCGCAGGCCATGGCCTTGGCCAGTGCCAAGGAGTTCAGTGCGGAGAACGCCAAGGAAGAGGCAGCTGGCGCAGGCAGCTCCAAGGACGAAATAGATCCCGCAACGGGACAGAGACGCCATTCGGTGGGACTCCGATCCATCCTGCTGAAGGGTCAGATGTTCTACATCAAAGATGTGGACTCGCTGATCTTCCTGTGCAGTCCTCTAATCGAAAATCTGGATGAGCTGCACGGAATTGGTCTCTATCTGAACGATCTCAATCCGCATGGACTGAGTAGAGAGCTAGTAATGGCGGGATGGCAGCACTGCTCCAAGCTGGAGATCATGTTcgagaaggaggagcagcgaTCGGATGAGCTGGAAAAGTCGCTGGAACTGGCAGATTCGTGGAAACGGCAGGGCGATGAGCTCCTGTACTCCATGATTCCTCGGCCCATTGCCGAGCGAATGCGGAAGAGCGAGGAGCACGTGTGTCAGAGTTTCGAAGAGGTGTCCGTCATTTTCATCGAGGTGCTCAATGTCTATGACAGTGGATCCAACAACATCCAGGATGCCATGCAGGCGGTGACCACCTTGAATAAAGTGTTTTCGGCATTGGATGAGGAGATCATTTCCCCATTTGTGTACAAAGTGGAGACCGTGGGCATGGTATACATGGCTGTTTCGGGTGCTCCAGATGTGAATCCCTTGCACGCCGAGCACGCCTGCGACTTGGCCTTGAGGGTGATGAAGAAGGTCAAGGCCCATGCCCTTCCCGGAGTGGCCATACGGGTGGGCATCAACTCCGGACCCGTGGTTGCAGGAGTGGTTGGAATGAAGGTTCCTCGATACTGCCTCTTTGGAGACACCGTAAACACCGCCTCGCGAATGGAAAGCAGCAGTGATCCTTGGATGATCCAGCTATCCAATTACACTGCGCTGAAGGTGAGGAAGGTGGGCTACAAGGTGGAAGCGCGGGGCTTTGTCAAGGTCAAGGGCAAGGGCGAGATGGAGACCTACTGGCTGCTGGAGGGACCAGAGTAG
- the LOC6537031 gene encoding soluble guanylate cyclase 89Da yields MYGMLYESVQHYVQEEYGVDIWRKVCHIIDCKHNSFKTHQIYPDKLMPDIAEALSACTGESFDFCMNFFGRCFVRFFSNFGYDKMIRSTGRYFCDFLQSIDNIHLIMRFTYPKMKSPSMQLTNMDDNGAVILYRSSRTGMSKYLIGQMTEVAREFYGLEIKAYVIESQNDISGGTAGPIKLTEGPLTVIVKYRLDFDNREYMAKRVNTEAHPSQLKMPTVKLDVFLDLFPFTIVLNHDMKITHAGEKIVETWIMHNPGANPKGFIGTHVMDLFQCRRPKDTTIDWDTLIQMRAVLFEFELIRTGHNRAAYDAVLNMDFENYDEMDLNEAQTMALAKAKEFSETHPVDDDEAALEDEIDPATGERRSSQGLRSILLKGQMFYIKDVDSLIFLCSPLIENLDELHGIGLYLNDLNPHGLSRELVMAGWQHCSKLEIMFEKEEQRSDELEKSLELADSWKRQGDELLYSMIPRPIAERMRLSQEQVCQSFEEVSVIFLEVMNVYDEGLNSIQGAMQAVTTLNKVFSALDEEIISPFVYKVETVGMVYMAVSGAPDVNPLHAEHACDLALRVMKKFKAHDMGDVAIRVGINSGPVVAGVVGQKVPRYCLFGDTVNTASRMESSSDPWKIQLSKYTGDKVRHVGYKVESRGTVKVKGKGEMETYWLLEGPED; encoded by the coding sequence ATGTATGGGATGCTGTACGAGAGTGTGCAGCACTACGTGCAGGAGGAGTACGGCGTGGACATTTGGCGGAAGGTGTGTCACATCATCGACTGCAAGCACAACAGCTTCAAGACCCACCAGATCTATCCGGACAAGCTGATGCCGGACATCGCCGAGGCCCTGTCCGCCTGCACGGGCGAGTCCTTCGACTTCTGCATGAACTTCTTTGGGCGCTGTTTTGTGCGGTTCTTCAGCAACTTTGGCTACGACAAGATGATCCGCTCCACAGGGCGATACTTCTGCGACTTCCTGCAGTCCATAGACAACATTCACTTGATTATGCGCTTCACCTATCCCAAGATGAAGTCGCCCAGCATGCAGTTGACCAACATGGATGACAACGGAGCTGTGATCCTGTACAGAAGCAGTCGCACTGGAATGTCCAAGTACCTGATTGGACAAATGACCGAGGTGGCCCGTGAGTTTTACGGCCTGGAGATCAAGGCTTACGTGATCGAGAGCCAGAATGACATCAGTGGAGGCACTGCTGGTCCCATCAAGCTCACGGAGGGTCCCCTAACCGTGATTGTGAAGTATCGTCTGGACTTCGATAACCGGGAGTACATGGCTAAGCGGGTTAATACGGAGGCCCATCCCTCGCAGCTGAAAATGCCCACTGTGAAACTGGATGTGTTCCTCGATCTTTTCCCCTTCACAATTGTGCTGAACCACGACATGAAGATTACGCATGCGGGTGAGAAGATCGTTGAGACCTGGATTATGCACAATCCCGGGGCCAATCCAAAGGGCTTCATTGGCACCCATGTAATGGACCTATTCCAATGCCGTCGTCCGAAGGACACCACCATCGACTGGGATACCCTAATCCAGATGAGAGCCGTGCTTTTTGAGTTCGAGTTAATTCGTACGGGTCACAACCGCGCTGCCTACGACGCCGTCTTGAACATGGACTTTGAGAACTACGACGAGATGGACCTAAACGAAGCCCAGACAATGGCGCTGGCCAAGGCCAAGGAGTTCAGTGAAACCCATCCggtggatgatgatgaagcTGCGTTAGAGGATGAGATCGACCCTGCCACTGGTGAACGTCGATCCTCCCAGGGCTTGCGGTCCATCCTGTTGAAGGGTCAGATGTTCTACATCAAAGATGTGGACTCGCTAATCTTCCTTTGCAGTCCTCTAATCGAAAATCTGGATGAGCTGCACGGAATTGGTCTGTATCTGAACGATCTTAATCCGCATGGACTGAGTAGAGAGCTAGTTATGGCGGGATGGCAGCACTGCTCCAAGCTGGAGATCATGTTcgagaaggaggagcagcgaTCGGACGAGCTGGAAAAGTCGCTGGAACTGGCAGATTCGTGGAAACGGCAGGGCGATGAGCTACTGTACTCCATGATTCCACGGCCCATTGCCGAGAGAATGCGCCTCAGCCAGGAGCAGGTCTGCCAGAGTTTCGAGGAGGTGTCAGTCATCTTCCTCGAGGTGATGAACGTCTACGATGAAGGATTGAACAGCATTCAGGGAGCCATGCAGGCGGTGACCACCTTGAACAAAGTGTTTTCGGCACTGGACGAGGAGATCATTTCCCCATTTGTGTACAAAGTGGAGACCGTGGGTATGGTTTACATGGCTGTTTCGGGTGCTCCTGATGTGAATCCCCTTCACGCCGAGCACGCCTGCGACTTGGCCCTGAGGGTGATGAAGAAGTTCAAGGCTCACGATATGGGAGATGTGGCCATTCGAGTTGGCATCAATTCTGGACCTGTGGTGGCTGGAGTAGTGGGCCAAAAGGTTCCTCGTTACTGCCTGTTTGGGGACACCGTTAACACCGCCTCGCGGATGGAGAGCAGCAGTGATCCCTGGAAAATTCAGCTATCGAAGTACACCGGCGATAAAGTGCGTCATGTGGGCTACAAAGTGGAGTCGCGCGGCACGGTCAAGGTCAAAGGCAAGGGCGAGATGGAGACCTATTGGCTGCTGGAGGGACCTGAGGACTAG
- the LOC6537032 gene encoding COP9 signalosome complex subunit 5 isoform X1, giving the protein MLLASVIPRIEPENQNLQQKTNIIDLSTIAMDSDAAQKTWELENNIQTLPSCDEIFRYDAEQQRQIIDAKPWEKDPHFFKDIKISALALLKMVMHARSGGTLEVMGLMLGKVEDNTMIVMDAFALPVEGTETRVNAQAQAYEYMTAYMEAAKEVGRMEHAVGWYHSHPGYGCWLSGIDVSTQMLNQTYQEPFVAIVVDPVRTVSAGKVCLGAFRTYPKGYKPPNEEPSEYQTIPLNKIEDFGVHCKQYYPLEISYFKSALDRKLLDSLWNKYWVNTLGSSGLLTNTEYTTGQIMDLSEKLEQSENFLGRGTDVNEKRSEDKLSKATRDCSRSTIELIHGLMAQIVKDKLFNKVGLGK; this is encoded by the exons ATGTTATTGGCAAGTGTCATCCCTAGAATAGAGCCGGAAAACCAAAACTTGCAACAAAAGACTAATATTATTGACCTAAGTACAATCGCAATGGACTCCGACGCCGCACAAAAGACCTGGGAGCTGGAGAACAACATCCAGACATTGCCCAGTTGTGACGAGATCTTTCGCTACGACGCAGAGCAACAGCGTCAGATCATCGACGCTAAGCCCTGGGAGAAGGATCCCCACTTCTTTAAGGACATTAAGATCTCGGCTCTGGCGCTCCTTAAGATGGTGATGCACGCCCGCTCTGGCGGTACTCTGGAGGTGATGGGTCTAATGCTTGGCAAGGTCGAGGACAACACAATG ATTGTCATGGATGCTTTTGCACTGCCAGTCGAGGGCACGGAGACCCGCGTCAATGCTCAGGCCCAAGCGTACGAGTACATGACCGCTTACATGGAGGCGGCAAAAGAGGTGGGCCGGATGGAACACGCCGTGGGCTGGTACCACAGCCATCCCGGTTACGGTTGCTGGTTGTCTGGCATTGATGTGTCCACGCAGATGCTCAACCAGACATACCAGGAGCCATTTGTGGCCATTGTGGTTGATCCTGTGCGCACTGTTTCCGCTGGCAAGGTGTGTCTGGGTGCATTCCGCACCTATCCTAAGGGTTATAAGCCACCAAACGAGGAGCCATCGGAGTATCAGACCATCCCGCTGAACAAGATCGAAGACTTTGGTGTCCACTGCAAACAGTACTATCCCTTGGAAATTAGCTACTTCAAGTCGGCTTTGGACCGCAAGCTGCTCGACTCTCTGTGGAACAAATACTGGGTAAACACACTGGGCAGCTCGGGTCTGCTCACCAATACAGAGTACACCACAGGTCAAATTATGGATCTCTCCGAGAAGCTGGAGCAGAGTGAGAACTTTTTAGGTCGCG GTACCGATGTCAACGAGAAGCGTTCCGAAGATAAGCTGTCCAAGGCCACGCGAGACTGCAGCCGCTCAACCATTGAACTGATACACGGTCTGATGGCTCAGATCGTTAAGGACAAACTATTCAACAAGGTCGGACTGGGCAAATAG
- the LOC6537032 gene encoding COP9 signalosome complex subunit 5 isoform X2, giving the protein MLLASVIPRIEPENQNLQQKTNIIDLSTIAMDSDAAQKTWELENNIQTLPSCDEIFRYDAEQQRQIIDAKPWEKDPHFFKDIKISALALLKMVMHARSGGTLEVMGLMLGKVEDNTMIVMDAFALPVEGTETRVNAQAQAYEYMTAYMEAAKEVGRMEHAVGWYHSHPGYGCWLSGIDVSTQMLNQTYQEPFVAIVVDPVRTVSAGKVCLGAFRTYPKGYKPPNEEPSEYQTIPLNKIEDFGVHCKQYYPLEISYFKSALDRKLLDSLWNKYWVNTLGSSGLLTNTEYTTGQIMDLSEKLEQSENFLGTDVNEKRSEDKLSKATRDCSRSTIELIHGLMAQIVKDKLFNKVGLGK; this is encoded by the exons ATGTTATTGGCAAGTGTCATCCCTAGAATAGAGCCGGAAAACCAAAACTTGCAACAAAAGACTAATATTATTGACCTAAGTACAATCGCAATGGACTCCGACGCCGCACAAAAGACCTGGGAGCTGGAGAACAACATCCAGACATTGCCCAGTTGTGACGAGATCTTTCGCTACGACGCAGAGCAACAGCGTCAGATCATCGACGCTAAGCCCTGGGAGAAGGATCCCCACTTCTTTAAGGACATTAAGATCTCGGCTCTGGCGCTCCTTAAGATGGTGATGCACGCCCGCTCTGGCGGTACTCTGGAGGTGATGGGTCTAATGCTTGGCAAGGTCGAGGACAACACAATG ATTGTCATGGATGCTTTTGCACTGCCAGTCGAGGGCACGGAGACCCGCGTCAATGCTCAGGCCCAAGCGTACGAGTACATGACCGCTTACATGGAGGCGGCAAAAGAGGTGGGCCGGATGGAACACGCCGTGGGCTGGTACCACAGCCATCCCGGTTACGGTTGCTGGTTGTCTGGCATTGATGTGTCCACGCAGATGCTCAACCAGACATACCAGGAGCCATTTGTGGCCATTGTGGTTGATCCTGTGCGCACTGTTTCCGCTGGCAAGGTGTGTCTGGGTGCATTCCGCACCTATCCTAAGGGTTATAAGCCACCAAACGAGGAGCCATCGGAGTATCAGACCATCCCGCTGAACAAGATCGAAGACTTTGGTGTCCACTGCAAACAGTACTATCCCTTGGAAATTAGCTACTTCAAGTCGGCTTTGGACCGCAAGCTGCTCGACTCTCTGTGGAACAAATACTGGGTAAACACACTGGGCAGCTCGGGTCTGCTCACCAATACAGAGTACACCACAGGTCAAATTATGGATCTCTCCGAGAAGCTGGAGCAGAGTGAGAACTTTTTAG GTACCGATGTCAACGAGAAGCGTTCCGAAGATAAGCTGTCCAAGGCCACGCGAGACTGCAGCCGCTCAACCATTGAACTGATACACGGTCTGATGGCTCAGATCGTTAAGGACAAACTATTCAACAAGGTCGGACTGGGCAAATAG